GAAGAGTTGCGTTGCAAAGGATGGAAACAAAGGATTCGGAAGAAAGCCATTCTCGCAGGCGTGTGACTTGCAGCGGTCCACCGTCGGGCCGGAGACCTGTTTCGCCAGGTTCCGACATGGTGGAAGGAATTCGAGAGAACCTGGcgacacgagagagacgagagacgatGAGAAAGAACTGGAAATCGCAAAGCAATGGGCCAGTTCAGCTGTCGCTGCCTGCGGAGATGTCGCCGGCGGCGGCTCTGACTTGTCCGCGCGCGGAGCTCggcaagagacagaacagaggcGGGAGGAAGGACGACGCCGGGGACCGTGGAagcaggaagcagagaagaggccgacagagagagaagcaaaacgcggagaagcagagaaaaggtcGAGGAATCCGAGCAGACACGGCGGGAGATGATCGGAtgagagacacacgaaacAGCAAAGACTGAGTTCAACGTCACACGAGCATCTGAAGGCGCCGTTCTCCTCGAACCTCTCTTGTCTAAGCAGAGGACTATCGCTTgtagagaggagaagaagttgTAGCAGTCTCTTCTGAAACAAGGACGAAAGCGCAgggggaaaaagaaggacTTTCAAGAAAAATTCGTGAAGGCAAAACCCAGGGGGAAAAGCGGGAGAAAGCAGTTGCAACAGCTACGGCGCATGCGCACTGTCGGGCGTCGAGATACACCTCGATGCGTCCGCCGTCCAGTCAGTGtcatctcttctttccctctgtctctctcgttcttggCAAGACAGGGAACGAAAGGCACGTTCCTCCGCGGGTGAGCACTTCGGtttcctctgtgttctcAACTGCGAGCGTCAAGGCGCTGGCCTGCAGAGAGCTCCACGCGGCTCAGGCCAGCCTCCGGCCCCCCCTCCGCAGCCTGTAAGCGGTTGGAGAAGAcccagaaaaacaaaggcagaaaaggcaAACATTGCTGGATATCCACTGCAGTCATCTCCGCTTTATCGGTCGTCTGTACAGCACAGACTTTCCTCCGTCACCGAACACGATGTCCGGTTGCGGGGTGGCAGTCAGGATAGAGAAGCATGCCTCCCCCAGTTTGACGTCGGTAATTCTtcagacgagagcgagagacgcccCAATGTCACGaatcctcttcttttctgtgtttctctgagCAGCATGCGGTCAAACAAAGGGTGCagtgctctctgtctctctctctctgcgcgttCAAGAGCtgcgcttctcgctctcctgcCTTCCCCCAAGGGTGACAGCCTTTTGTGTAGAATTGGTTTTCTCCCCACATGTCAGGAGCAGATGCTGATTATCTACCGTGTTTGATGAATAGGCTTCATGGGAAACAGTGACTTTTTAAGGATGTTAGACAGCAGAATAAAATCCACGCCAGTCCTCCAGTCCTGAGTGTGTAGCCGCCTGGCCAGGCAAGCCAAGGCGCTTCGATCAAGACGCGGTCAACTGAGAGTAGCGACATTTAGCCTCCGCAGTTAGTGTAGGTGGGTGAGAATCCGCAAGGGAAGGTATGGTCTCCGCGAAACCGGAGAAGTTCCAGAAACGGTTTGAGAACACCCGGCTTGCGCTGCCGAGTGCAGCGGTTCACGAATGCACATGTCCGTTTTCTCGAGTATGTCTCGGCTGCGAGAGCGTTCTGAGACGTTTCTTTCCTGAAAGACGTTTCTCACGCTTGCATGACTTGTCAAAGTTCGCTAGGACACGCTTTGCGGCTCTTCGTTCCTCCAGTTTTCGCAAGCAGCCTCACACGTTGGATAGAGATGCCTGGGTCCACACACTTGCACATGTCGTAGACAGTTAGAGCAGCCACAGAGGCCGCCACCAAAGCCTCCATTTCAACTCCTGTGTTTCCGACCGACTCTACTCGACTGCGAATCGTCACCACGCAGTCAGGTCGCGTGTCGCTCTCCTGAGCCTCTCCCGCATCGGCGCTGCGCCGCCGGGCCTCGGGAAGCTCTGCAGCCGCCGGCGCTGGAGGCGACAGCAGCCTGTCGGCAGGCGAAAGGACGCACGAGACCTCGACAGCGGAGACGGGTACATTGTGGCAGAGAGGAATGAGGGAActcgtctgtttcgctgCCATAATTCCAGCTAACTCCGCAACTGCAAAaacgtctcctttctttgcgGAAACTGGCCGGTGCGACGCCGCAGGGAAAGCTGCTCGAGGCTGCTGGGCTTCTGAGACGCCGCGCGACTCTGCGCAACACACAGGCTCACGGGCAACGTTGTTCAGAGCCGCGTCTTCCGCCGCTCGGAAGCATTTGCTCGCCGCTTCGCCCCGGTGTTTGGTCAGCTGGACGTACACCTCACGTGAGAGGCACACCTGGGCCTCAGCTtcggctgtacgtacacttgGAGGCTTCCAGGAGACGTTGACCATTCTCGGTTTCCCGGAGATCGGGTCGAAGTGTGAGAAGCAtgccgcgtcttctctttcttctttcttgctgGTTTCTGCACAGACTCGCTGCCCCTCGTCTGCCGCACGAGACTCAAAACGGAccgcgtctgtgtctcctccatTTCTGGTCATCCGTGAATGCGCCTCGAGATCCGATTTCCCCCCTCTCAGCGGTGAAGACCTGCCTTTTGCTTCTGTGTAAAAAGCGGAATCGGACGAGTGACGCGTTTTCAGAATGCACgcatctctgtgtgtcgacGCGAGCAGCAGAGGTCGGAGCGGACTCGAAAGCAAAGACCCAGCATTTGCGTGCCAGACAACACTGGCTGGAACGCCGAAAGTCCGATGTGAACGTCGCGCCTGTGCGCCTTGCTCACCGCTTCGGAGGCAAGGGCGCGAGCCCAGAAACGAAAGCCGAAGCGATCTGCCGCGCATAGCTGGCGGACAtgccgagagaggcagggaggagagagaggagaggagaagcaagagaggcagaagaggagatgagagaagcagaacggagagacgaaaaggtgaatagagagaagacgcgaagagagcaaaaaagaggaagagagcaaaaAAAGGTAGAGagcaaaaaagaggaagagagaagaagggagagacagggaacccagacagggagacagggaatGCGAGACAACCGAGCACGAGCGGCAACGAAAGGAAatgagacagacagcgacgcaaaggtcgagaagagagaaggaaggaaaaaaacagagttggatacgcagaagagacgtcgcgaagaagagggacaCCGGCGAGGCAACATCGAGAGATCCGCGAacaggaagggaaggaagaacgaaaggcagagagaagggaaggaagaacgaaaagcGGAGATAAAATGAAGCCCAGACTGGTCAATCAGCGCGTCAAGGCTCAGGGGCGAAGATCAGTCTagccgagacagacgcgCCTCCTGCGCCTGTCCAGTGCACCCatccagctgtctcctcttcttcttgtctttctgttgGCTGCACTCTTGTCGACTGTCCCTCTCGACAGGGGACTTCCCAGCCAGTCAAAAGCAGGGATcaggaaggaggaagaggagcgagTGGATTCCAGGACCTACCGTCGAAAGTCAGGAAACACTCGATTTCAAGAAGGCGCCGTCGCTGCCCTCAAACGGCGTGCAGTGTGTGACTCTCAGCCGACCACAGCGGGGACTCAGGTCGCAGCGTCTAGCGAGAACCTTCCTCTCAGTGATTCTTCCTCTGGGTgattcttcctctctgggGAAAGAagtcctttctcctcgatttccttccgcaacggagagaagatTGCTCCAGTCTTCCAGGAAGTCTTCTCGCCGCGGTTCCGTGTGTCTGTCGAGCAGGAACGCGGCCCTGGGTTTCCCCGCGGCTTCTCCGCGCGCTGTGTCTGGCTCGAAGAACTCGGCGGCGAAGGGAGACTGACGAACACCCAAGATGCGTCCAGTGCACGAGCGCAGAAGCGAGACTTTCTCTGTCCGATCATGTGGAGAGTGACCTGCAGAAATCCGGAGAGCTGGAGACGTCTCCCTTGGGTCAAAAAAGCGAACATGCAACGAGGGAAAGGTCCCCGTCGATCGCTTCGACAGTCcagcagcgacgacgaggcACCAGGCCAACTCGCGGCATGCACAGTCCGCCGTCCGACTCCTCTCCGGTTGATGAGCACctcgagtttttcttttcagctttttctctctttttggaAATCCACTTCGACTGTACGTCCACCGGATCCGGTGTGAGTGGCTTGTCCCGTCTTCACTGCGGTCGAGTCTGTTTGTCCGCGCGTGTCTTCGTGTAGTGACGCAAAAACAGAGGGGTTCTTTTCACGGCTTCTTCTGCAACTCGAGATCTTTTCTTGCttgttttccctctcttcactctggagtgtgcttctctctttttttccagacGCTCCCTCTTCGCGAGTCAACAAAGTTTCCCCTGTCCACTGGCCAGAGCCAGTCGCTCTGCTCTGCACACGCTGGTGGCTGTtccgtctgtttcttcgtccaCTTCTGCTTCGCAGTCCCTCTGcagtcgtctttctcgtgcTTGCCCTCGTTCCCCCAGTTTCCTCCTTTCCAGTCAGCGCTTTTCGCTCCTCGTTCTGTCCTGGTCACCTCGGCCGTCCTCCCTGGCAGGCTCTGTGCCTCCCGCCGATCTCCGCCGAGTCCACGCCTCGCGCGCGTTTCGTCAACTTCATAGCCTAGCCCTGAGCCGCCCTtggccgaagaagaagccgacaAATTTTTGTTCGAGTACAAACCACCACTGGGGCAGAGGTCCTCGGTCGAAACGTCGAAGGCCTCTGTGGCGGTGTCTGTAATTAGGACGCCGCGTTGGGTCCGACCGGGCATGGCCACAGATCCCGTTTTCGCTCCTCAGTCCTCACGCGTTGCTTCGCTCTCGGCCCATTTTGCCGGCCGTGACTCAGGTTTCAGTCTTCCGTTGGCAGTCTCTCCCCTGCGTTCTGCCAATGTTCAGTCTCGTCTCCGGCCTCTATCAGTGGCTGTTCTCCTACGACGaactgcgtcttctcctcgttggCCTGGACGGCAGTGGAAAGACGACTTTTCTGGAGCAACTGAAGGCGCGCCACTCCAAACGGAGAGGCTCTGCTCTCaggccttcctcgtctccctccctgcatgcgcatcaAGCTGCTCCTGCCGACGCGACCCTCCCGGCTCCCGAAGCTGCACCTGCACACAGGCACGATGTAGACGTGACGGCAaactctccttcttccccctcgtctccctctttctcttctttctcctcttcgtcttcttcctcttcttcctcttcttgctctccgcagtctgcgtctccctcttgctcttcctccttcaccccaccttcgcgttctcccccgcctctccttcctcaagTGCGTCCAACGACAGGCTTCAACCTGACGCGTTTCGTGTACGAGAGGTTCCAGGTGACGATTTGGGATCTGGGGGGTCGCGAGACGCTGAGGGACATCTGGAAAGACTACTACGCCGACTGTGACTGCgttctgttcttcgtcgATGCCGCAGCGCTCAGCCGCGAGGAGGAAGCCGCTCAAGTCTTTCAGTGCATGCTGGACGACCTTGCGGCCTCGGCGTCGCAGGCCGGGCCGCGAGGAGAGATCGACGACCCTGCCTGCTCCGCGCACCGGACGTCCGATGCGGCGCCGCCGGTCTTGTTTGTAGCCAACAAACAGGACTTGTCGAACGCAGAGTCGGGagagcgtctcctctcgcgcttcctcttccgcgGAGACCGACCGGCCGACTGGCCTCGAACGGACGcgcaggagaaacgcagaacgaCGGTGGACGCCGTCCGCGCCGACGACGGGCCAGTGCAGGCGTTCTCCCATACCGCCGTAAAGTCGGAGAGCGTCGACGCCCTGCTGTGCGCTGCTGTCGCCGCTGCTCGGGCAACGCGGGAGGTTCACAGAGAACAAGCGACGTGGACAGAGCGCCCGAGCAAAGGACAGCGGCCCTCGGCGCCTGTGCTACACAGCCAGGGTCGACACACCCAGAGGCAGTCGATCTCCTCaacgcaagaagaagaacagagagaagaaggcgaaggaggggacagagaggaagagagcgaaggtaaaggagagagagaaggtaaaggagaggacagagatgaggagagagaagaacgtgCAGGGgatgacagagaagaaggtgcaggggatgacagagaagaagggagtgGAGACTTGGTAGTGACAGAAGACAGCTCCGACAAGGAAGGCAGTGGAGATTCCAATGGTTTGTATGACATTGAAGAGGCACAAAGAAACTTTGagtttttcctcgcttctcgtctctaTGCATGTTCACCTTCatcttctcgcctgtctctgcaacATGGACATGGGTCACCGTTAGGCCGGCGCCTCTTGAAACACAAATTGTAGTTCATCTGCAGAGAGTCGTGAGATTCACGAAAAGCGGAGCattcagagaaaggacggGGCTTCTGAAtcgtcgccgtcgctgtCTTGCCGCCTTGGACAGTTGAGGGGAATGTCTTTTGTCGAGTTCAAGGAACGAGCAAAGTGGACGCGTGGTGGACGTCGTTTACCCTTTTCTTTTTAGAGCTGCGTAGTGAGCTAGACAGCACAAATCAGATACGATGCGCAGGAGCGTTTGAGACCGACACTCGAGCCGGCAGATGTTTTCTGACGCTGGAGCAGGCGCTATACTTGCAGCTGCGATTCTCAGAATGCGGGTGGCGGTGACTTCTGAGCCTGGAGCTCGTCACACACTTGCGTCAAGGGGGAACGACGCCGGtgcgtctcgtcttcgcgcAGGCGTGACTTCGCCGCGAAAAAGCCAAcgggaaaaggaagagccGCGAGAGACAACCTCGCTGAGACACAGCACGGCCTTCGTTCAAGTCGACGTTGGCACCTTGTTTGCTACTTTGTCGGTTCTGTTGACCTTTTCGGAGACAAAGTGTAAACAACGTAGAGTTGTCGTCGCGTTAGAAGGCCGCGTGGTACCATGATTTAGTCTCCTGTTAAACCCATCTTGCAGTGTAGAACGATAAACAACATCTTTTTCCCACAGGTCCTTATAGGCGCATAACGCGAAAGAGTCAACGCGAGAACAGCACCTTGCATGTTCTGCGCTTCTCGCGACACTCCAGAGAAACCTCAGTGCTCCGGCGTCACGTCTGACGTCCTTTGTCAATTCCGCCGTTGAGTCCCCTTGCTCTAGATCGACAGCGGGGCTGTCGCTTGCTGCTGTTAAGATGCTGCCCTATTTATTTATATTATACGTGACACTGAGATGAATAGAAGGAGGAAATGATTTTTTCAGCAAGACGGGAACGACGCACTCTACAGGGGTATAGAAGCAGCATCTGCTCGTGTTGCTGCTGCGCAGAGGCTGTCGTTGAGGAAACGATTGTCCTGGAGTGAGTGAGCACAAAGAACTACCAAATGAAGTCGGCCGAGAGCTGACGGAATGTTCGTGTGTTTTTCGGAATCGACAACTAAAATGCAGAGACTGTGGGCGAAGAGTGGAGGAGCTGACAACGCCCGTCGGGTCGAAATCCAAAATGTCTGAGAAATCATGTACGCAATGGAACTTGGCTGAAACTTTAGTGACAAGATCAACACAACAGCAAAGGAAAAGTTGCGAACGATGAACCCTGAGAGGGCTCAACCGGCACGTGGATCTCCAGATTCCAACGCCGAAGAGTCCTTCTATGAAGAGAacctttgtctctcttttgcccTTCTAGACCCACCAGAAAAacctgtctgttttttccactGTTCTCGTCAAGatcgaagacgagaaacctCTCTTTTTGCATGCTTCTGCAGATCTCTGGCCGCCTCCGGCACTGCCTTCTCCTCAAGCGTTCCCGCCCCCTGAAAAGTCACTCCGAGTCAACCACCTCAAatgttttctgcctctctacAGACAGCACCTGAGAGAGTTCTTCCCCTTTCCGTCTACGGTTCTTGTCCTCAGAGacagttttttcttctgaatTCTCAACGCCTTTTCCGGAAGCAGCCTCCGAAATGCCTTTCCCTGTCGaagctgccttctcttcccgaTGATCAAAACTCGACCGAGAGTAAATCACTGGCATCCCTCGTCCACGCCGAGCTTCTGTGTGACGCCAGCAGTGGCAGATTTTTCGCTCGATGCTTGAGAAGTGAAAACTTGAAGAGAACTCCGAGTTCTACTCTGGTGTCGGCAGACTCGGCAGCGTTCTCGATCTGCGAATGTCGGCGTTCGCTGGGTAGACTTCCGACAGAGAACCGATGCCCGTTGCGGTGCGGAAGATCCCCtagagacgcgagaaaagaccgacagagagacacacaagtGCTAGAACCCACCCGCGGTTCAGAACGCGAAGCGGGAGAACTTCCGAGCCTGACAATCGAAACGGCCTTTTCAAAAAGAATGAAACTGGTAGAACTAGTGAAAAgatctgaaaaaaacgcagaagctgTGCTTTACTTCTGCGTGTTGACTCCTCGTCGGGAGACCTCGACGGATTTCTCACCTTGGCAGATGGAAGGCACAGCGTTGAACAGTCGTCTGGAGGCTTGAAGCGCGGGACGTAGAGCTGTGCATGCGACGAGTCGTAGTTGTGAATGTAAGTCACCTCCTCGGCTGCGTCACCCTTCGCTGCGCAgcctcgcgttttttcctcacACCGCTTCGCGCCTCCTTCCAGGTTCAACACCCTCGCGAGAACGTCCGCGTGGACGTTGAAGTAAACATGGGCAGAAACTTCGCTCGGCGAGCCTGCGGGAGCAGAGTCCGGCACCACCTGAAGAAGAACCCAGAGGCCGCAGCAGTACACCAGGTGTGTTCCGACCAGCTTTGAGGCGAGCGGCAGGCAGAACGCTCTTCCGCGTCCTGACCGATCCTCGCTGAGAGCCGCAGAAGTGAAACGCGGCATGCCAGCTCGTCAGAAGGATAGCTGAGACAGCTCTGTCGTCGCATGCGCTCGTGACGCAAGGCCGTCTGAACCTCGAGGAAGGACGATGACCAAAAGAGGCAACGcccgcgcgcgagagagagacgcctcaACGAAGTCTTCAAGGCTTTTCTGCCTCCCGGATCGAACGGTGCGCCCGTCGGTTGAAAGCGAGCCTCAAAACCCCCAGGGGGGAGGGGGCTGCACCTCACCTGGACGCGAATGGAGCGTCGCCTGTAGTGGTGGGGAACTCGTTCGAAGGTGtcgagagactggagaaTCTCGTCTGTCACGGCGTAGACTTCTCCCCGAACTTTCTGCCCGAGGCCGCGAGCATCGAACAGACAAGGCCGGTATCGCTGGTTCGCATCCATAAACAGAGGATACGGCTCCGTGGTCACTGCGTCGAAGAGGTACACGACTTGTCTGGGAGACTCCGTTTCGTCCAGACcttccgccgcctcctctAAAGACTCGCGGAGCGCGTCCGGAGACCCGGCAGCGCCCACAGCTTGACTTGCGGCTTGACTTGCGCagttcgcctttctctccaacACACATTCCGCCTTCTGGTCGGTCAGCGACGCCTCGCTTGCGATGCGGGTGAAGATATGGTGATTCGGCATTCCGCGCTTCAGCGTCCCGTACACGAACacgaggtgtctgtacacctgagcCGAGGCGCTCGACGGCGACAAGGTCACCACGAGCGGCGTCGCGTCACACGCGAGATCcggttcttcctcgtcgcgcAACGGTGTGCAAGACGCTCCGCAAGATCGGGACAGAGCTTCACACGACGCGCAGGCTTCACCGCGCGCGCGCTGGTCGAATCTTTTGTCTAGCGTGTCTTCTGAAGACCGGAACGGCGGACTGTTCCCCCGGGTCGAGTCGCCGTCTGACCGAGGCGATCCCTCTCCGTCGAAGATGATGGAAGACTCTGTCTGGCAAGCAGTATTCTGAGAAGCCGCGTCGCCGAGTTTCGACgccagcagcgaagagcgcGAAATGCGGCGGGTCGCCGCACTCAAACCGCCAGCGTTCTCGCCGAAAAACTCTTCCAACGGACTCCGACaacccagagagagaactacCGACGTTCCCTCGACATCCTCTTCCATCTTGACGGGCAGGAACCTGGAGTGTCGTGGAAGTCGAAAGTTCTCAGTACCCGCAGGTTCTCCAGGAACAGAGTTCTCAGTGGACGACCGACGGTGTggttgctctctctctccttcactaccgcgagagaaaggaagctcTCAGGAGGTTCAGCGTGTGAATTCTGACCGCTACGCAGCTGTTCCAGGGACG
This window of the Toxoplasma gondii ME49 chromosome VI, whole genome shotgun sequence genome carries:
- a CDS encoding hypothetical protein (encoded by transcript TGME49_240920); protein product: MAEKRRRLRAEEGRKDEERERRGGEEAQSSTRVERSDENKRKEESADDEIRKSCVAKDGNKGFGRKPFSQACDLQRSTVGPETCFARFRHGGRNSREPGDTRETRDDEKELEIAKQWASSAVAACGDVAGGGSDLSARGARQETEQRREEGRRRGPWKQEAEKRPTEREAKRGEAEKRSRNPSRHGGR
- a CDS encoding MoaC family protein (encoded by transcript TGME49_240930) encodes the protein MRGRSLRLSFLGSRPCLRSGEQGAQARRSHRTFGVPASVVWHANAGSLLSSPLRPLLLASTHRDACILKTRHSSDSAFYTEAKGRSSPLRGGKSDLEAHSRMTRNGGDTDAVRFESRAADEGQRVCAETSKKEEREDAACFSHFDPISGKPRMVNVSWKPPSVRTAEAEAQVCLSREVYVQLTKHRGEAASKCFRAAEDAALNNVAREPVCCAESRGVSEAQQPRAAFPAASHRPVSAKKGDVFAVAELAGIMAAKQTSSLIPLCHNVPVSAVEVSCVLSPADRLLSPPAPAAAELPEARRRSADAGEAQESDTRPDCVVTIRSRVESVGNTGVEMEALVAASVAALTVYDMCKCVDPGISIQRVRLLAKTGGTKSRKACPSEL
- a CDS encoding hypothetical protein (encoded by transcript TGME49_240940), which codes for MPGRTQRGVLITDTATEAFDVSTEDLCPSGGLYSNKNLSASSSAKGGSGLGYEVDETRARRGLGGDRREAQSLPGRTAEVTRTERGAKSADWKGGNWGNEGKHEKDDCRGTAKQKWTKKQTEQPPACAEQSDWLWPVDRGNFVDSRRGSVWKKREKHTPE
- a CDS encoding hypothetical protein (encoded by transcript TGME49_240950), which translates into the protein MFSLVSGLYQWLFSYDELRLLLVGLDGSGKTTFLEQLKARHSKRRGSALRPSSSPSLHAHQAAPADATLPAPEAAPAHRHDVDVTANSPSSPSSPSFSSFSSSSSSSSSSSCSPQSASPSCSSSFTPPSRSPPPLLPQVRPTTGFNLTRFVYERFQVTIWDLGGRETLRDIWKDYYADCDCVLFFVDAAALSREEEAAQVFQCMLDDLAASASQAGPRGEIDDPACSAHRTSDAAPPVLFVANKQDLSNAESGERLLSRFLFRGDRPADWPRTDAQEKRRTTVDAVRADDGPVQAFSHTAVKSESVDALLCAAVAAARATREVHREQATWTERPSKGQRPSAPVLHSQGRHTQRQSISSTQEEEQREEGEGGDREEESEGKGEREGKGEDRDEEREERAGDDREEGAGDDREEGSGDLVVTEDSSDKEGSGDSNGLYDIEEAQRNFEFFLASRLYACSPSSSRLSLQHGHGSPLGRRLLKHKL
- a CDS encoding AIG2 family protein (encoded by transcript TGME49_240960) gives rise to the protein MEEDVEGTSVVLSLGCRSPLEEFFGENAGGLSAATRRISRSSLLASKLGDAASQNTACQTESSIIFDGEGSPRSDGDSTRGNSPPFRSSEDTLDKRFDQRARGEACASCEALSRSCGASCTPLRDEEEPDLACDATPLVVTLSPSSASAQVYRHLVFVYGTLKRGMPNHHIFTRIASEASLTDQKAECVLERKANCASQAASQAVGAAGSPDALRESLEEAAEGLDETESPRQVVYLFDAVTTEPYPLFMDANQRYRPCLFDARGLGQKVRGEVYAVTDEILQSLDTFERVPHHYRRRSIRVQVVPDSAPAGSPSEVSAHVYFNVHADVLARVLNLEGGAKRCEEKTRGCAAKGDAAEEVTYIHNYDSSHAQLYVPRFKPPDDCSTLCLPSAKGIFRTATGIGSLSEVYPANADIRRSRTLPSLPTPE